The nucleotide sequence CATTTAAAGGTGATAAGGCCGAATTTATTGAGAAAGTCCGCCGTGCGCTTTATTTGGGTAAAATCGTCTCTTATGCCCAAGGTTTTCAGCAATTGAAAGCGGCATCTGATGAGTACCAGTGGGATCTCAATTACGGTGAGATTGCTGGAATTTTCCGGGCGGGTTGTATTATTCGTGCTCAATTCCTGCAAAAAATTACTGACGCGTATAACGAAAATGTGGATATTGCTAACCTGTTGTTGGCACCTTACTTTAAGAAAATTGCTGATGAATATCAGCAGGCGTTGCGTGATGTCGTCTCGTATGGGGTGCAGAATGGTATCCCAACCCCGACTTTCTCTGCTGCTATTTCTTACTACGATAGTTATCGTTCAGCGGTACTGCCTGCTAATTTAATTCAGGCTCAGCGTGATTATTTTGGTGCTCATACCTATAAGCGTACTGATAAAGAAGGTGTTTTCCATACTGAATGGATGGAGTAAGCCCGGTTATCACCGATTGACCAGCAGAGTGGAGAGTTTACATCAGATATGATGTGGTTTTAATTTCTGCGATCTTCTGGAACACGTCGTTGCGGCTTTTCTAACAAATGACCGCAACGGCGTAGCTTAAATTTCAGAATATGATTTATATACTATTTGTAAAAATTGGCTTTTTTTGTGTAATATTTCCCACTAATAATTTATTTATTCCTCATCTTTAGATGTAATATATCCAGTCAATAGAAGAATAATATTCGATGGGTTAATGTTAAAATTAGCATAAAAATACATAAAGTAAAGTTGTTTAAAAATACCTAATTACCTAAAATAAGATATGTAATAATGGAATGGTTGGGTTTTACTATAATTTTCAAAATTAATCGTTAGGGAAGTATTTATCTCAAAGGAAATAGCTTGTGAACATTATTTCTAATGGACCTTAATTTAATGTTCTTTTTAAAGGTTAAGTGACTATTGTAATGATGCTTATATCATAATAAATAAAAAATTATTTATCGCCACGAAATTTTTGCTGATTTATGAATACACCGTTGCGGTTTTTGATGATATTCCGCAACGGTGTTGTTTAAATTTTCAGAACGTAGCTTGTCTGAAAACGGCGGTTAATTATTGTTACATTATAACCGGATTAGTTAGAAAAATCGGTACTGATAATATGAATATCAAAACGATTGCCACCTACATTAACTATTCTGAGATTTTTAGGGAAATTAGCTTTCTCATCAATAGTAACAACGCCGTTCGCATCACGATAGAAATAGAATGATCCGTTATTGATATATACTCCAGTACTGGTATTTCTTATTGCAATGGCAGTAACTAACTCGGTCTCAAATGGCAGTATACCAACCAGTGCATAATCATCATCAGTTGTTGTTTCAACTGGGCCCACGCAATGTGTATTCGTGAACATTGAGAATTTAATACCTGAATAAGTATCATCAATAAGTCTTAATGCAACCAGACAGGTATCTTTTGGTGCCACTTTAAACTTAGATAATCCTCTAATTTCTCTATCAATATCTGGATGATCGTATTCCCATTCACGATAGCGTTGGCCGGGTTCCCAATCGCTCTGATGACGCCATGCATAAACTTTTGATAGCGTTCCAATTCTTACTGAACGGAATCTATCGTTAAGATCATAAGGCAATGGAATAATGATGTCGTTTTCTGGATAATGGTGCGCTTCACCCAGAAAGTATTTTCTATCGAAAAAAGTTGCACCTGTAACTAGCTTATTAGTCATACTTTTCTATTCCTTAAAATTTATTTTGAAAAAACGTCATCTTTCTTTTTGAAAGCGATATGAGAATACAATGAGTGTGGGTTTTTGTATTTAATAAAATATAATGAATAGGCATATGAAATTGTTGTCAATACAACATTAATATAATTGACATGTCATTTTTCACCGATATTTGAAATAAAGGTTCTGAAATTAAAAATAATTGAAAATTCCTATCAAGAAACACCTTTGTTTGGGTAGGGAATTATCCCATAATGTAATTGGTAATTTTTTGTATATGCCTCAATAGTGAATAATTAGATATTCATGGTATTTGATAATTATACCTCTCTGTTTAATGTTTGTATAATGTAGCAATAATAACTTTATCTAGTGATATATACCCTATGAATTTCAAGTTGCATCGCGACGGCAAGGGAACGAATTCCCGGGAGCATAGATAACGATGTGACCGGGGTGAGCGAGTGCAGCCAACAAAGAGGCCGCTTGAAAAATGACGGGTATAAACTTATTGGGGCGGGATAGTTACTATTTTAAATGAGTATATTTAAAATATTATCTTAAATAGCCTATTTTTATAGGCTATTTGACAAATATCATTTTTCGCGATGGTATTTATTCTACTCGACGAAAAATCATCAATTCAGGTTGTGCAATTCGGTGGTAATCTTGGGTGTTAAGAATCACTGAACGTTCAAGGCTGCCGGCATTAAAAGCCAGTTCATCAAAACGTTCAAATAATAAAGGGTCTGCAACCAGTTTCAGATCTGGATGAAAACTAAAAGGTGGAATAGCACCAAATACACATTGAGTCAGTTCAAAAACTTCTTTAGGACTTGCCAGTGAGGCACGGTTGCCACCGATCTGTTTTGCCAGTGAAGAGAGGTCTGCTTGTTGATCCGCAGGCAGTACAGCGAGTACATATTGACGGAATCCTTCCCCTTTAACATGGCAAACTAACCCTTTTGCCCCTTGCCCAAGTTGTGTACCACGGATTTTTGCAACTTCTTCAGAATGTCCGGCGGTTGAATGTTCCATCACCCGATAGCTGGCATGATGATTATCCAGTAATGTGGTCAGGCGGTTAAATATTTCGTTAGAGGACAAAATAAACTCCTAAGTAATAATTTGGTGAATTGATATATTAATCTTCTCGATTATTGTATTTATTATATTGCCAATGGAATATATTACCAAGAGGGAAAATTATCAAATATCTATTTTAATAAACCTTATCTAACTCTACCGAGATATATTTATATTTTTTGAATTATGTGGTTTAAATAGAGCTATTATTTATGTTTGTTGCAAGAGCAATGATCTGTAGTTCCATTAGGTGATTTTTCAAATTTTACTTTTTATACCTTAAGGATTTCAAGATGGATCGCGACGGCAAGGGAGCGAATCCCCGGGAGCATAGATAACGATGTGACCGGGGTGAGTGAGTGAAACCAACAAAGAGGTAACTTGAAAGACAACGGGTATATATATTTTCATTCTAAAACTATTTTAATATAAGGAATTATCAATGATGACTACGACTTTTTTTATGACATCGGTAAATATGTTTGGTGCGGGTTGTTTGGTTGAAGCGGTAAATACGATGAAAGGTGATGGTTATAAGCGAGCATTGATTGTGACCGATCGTGTTTTAAATGAAATTGGGGTGGCAGCAAAAGTTCAAGCTTTATTATCTGATGTTGATATTGAGAGTACGGTTTATGATGGTACTAATCCGAATCCGACGACAATTAACGTTGAGGAAGGTTTGGATATTCTGCGTCAGCATAATAGCGATTGCGTTATTTCTTTAGGGGGTGGTTCGCCACATGATTGTGCAAAAGCTATTGTGTTGGTCGCTGCTAATGGAGGCGATATCCGGGATTATGTCGGTATTGGCCGTTCATCTAAACCGCATTTGCCATTAATCTCAGTCAATACTACCGCGGGTACTGCGTCAGAAATGTCACGTTTCTGTGTTATTACCGATACTGAAAGCCATATTAAAATGGCCATTGCTGACAAGAAAATAACACCTGTTTTGTCTGTGAACGATCCGGAATTAATGGTAGGAATGCCGAAAGGGTTAACCGCCGCAACTGGAATGGATGCAATGACTCATGCGGTTGAAGCCTATGTTTCTCCTGCGGCTAGCCCAATAACGGATGCTTGTGCATTGAAAGCAATCTCAATGATTAGTCACTCTTTACGCCAAGCAGTTGCAGATGGGAGCAATATAGAAGCACGTGAAAACATGGCCTATGCACAATTCTTGGCGGGGATGGCGTTTAATAGTGCATTACTGGGGTATGTACACGCCATGTCTCACCAATTGGGCGGTACTTATGATTTACCACACGGCATATGCAATGCTGTTTTATTACCACACGTTCAAGAGTTCAACGCTAAAGCGGTTGCGGGTCGTTTGAAAGATATTGCCGCTGCGATGGGGGTAGATGTAAGCGCTATGAATGATCAGCAAGGGGCTGCGGCATGTATTGCTGAAATTCGTAAGTTGTCAAAAGATATTGGTATTCCGTCGGGTCTAGCGGAACTGAATGTCAAATTAGAAGATTTACCAGAGTTAGCAACTAATGCCTTGAAAGATATATGTTGTTTGACTAATCCCACTCAAGCTACCCATGAAGAAATTGTTTCGATCTTTAAAGCGGCCATGTGATTTATAAACGTTCATTTCGTGTAGATACCTATGCCTAATTGGGCGGGGAGCTGTCAAAAAGGCGACGTAGACGTCTATGTCGCCTGATAGTCGTTTTTCGTATGATTGGTTTTTGCCTTTTTATCTACCGGAAAAGCGCGGTGGATCACGGGCATATACCCAATGGATTTCAAGTTGCATCGCGGCGGCAAGGGAGCGAATCCCCGGGAGCATAGCAAACTATGTGACCGGGGGGAGGGAGTGCAGCCAACAAAGAGGCAGCTTGAAAGATGACGGGTATATCATCTTTCCCGTAATCGACGAATGACACAACTCAGATCCAGCTCTTGATCCTGTAGTAGAACCATCAGGTGATACATCAGATCTGCTGCTTCATTCGTTAGCTCTTCTCTATTATTCACTGCCGCGGCTAAAGCGGTTTCTAACCCTTCTTCACCCACTTTTTGAGCGATTCGTTTAGTACCGCTGGCATATAACTTCGCTGTATATGAATGGTCAGGGTCGGCTGTTTTGCGACTTGCCAGCAATTTTTCAAGCTGATAGAGAAATCCCCATTCAGTTTGTGCCGGAGCAAAACAACTGTGTGTACCAAAGTGGCAGGTAGGGCCGATTGGGTCTGCGAGTGCCAACAGGGTATCGTTGTCACAATCAGGATAGATATTGACCAAATTAAGAAAATGGCCGGAGCTTTCACCTTTGGTCCATAGACGTTGTTTACTGCGGGAAAAGAAAGTGATTTTGCCTGAACTGATAGTAATATTCAGTGCTTCTTTATTCATATAGCCCATCATGAGGACATCGCCGGATATAGCATGTTGCACAATAACCGGCATCATATAAGCGACTTTTTCCCAATCCAGTTTTTCGATTTGTTGTGCGGTTAGCAAGTTCTTATCTCCACGCCTTGTTGTGAAAGGTACTGTTTTAATTCACAGATATTAATAATGTGTTTATGGAATACAGATGCAGCGAGTGCACCATCGACATTTGCCTGTTTAAAGGCATCAAGAAAGTGTTCTGGTGCGCCTGCACCACCAGAGGCAATGAGAGGAACATGACAAACGTCACGCACCTGTTTTAGTTGAGTCAGATCGTAGCCATTGCGGACACCATCCTGATTCATCATATTGAGTACGATTTCACCTGCACCACGGTGTTGCGCTTCTTTTACCCAATTGAGGGTTTGCCATTGAGTGGCCTTTGTGCGTTTTTCGTCGCCGGTAAACTGATAAACTTGATAGCGACCTGTACTTTCATCAAACCAGGTGTCAATCCCTACGACAATGCATTGAACACCATAACGATCGGCCAAACGAGTAATTAAGGTTGGATCAGTCAGTGCAGGGGAGTTGATAGAGATTTTATCTGCCCCAAATGAAAGGATTTGCCCTGCATCTTCGACAGTTTTAATACCACCAGCGACACAAAAGGGAATATCAATCACCTCCGCAACTTTGGTGATCCAACTTTTATCGACTACCCGTCCATCAGATGAGGCAGTGATATCGTAGAAAACCAGTTCATCTGCACCTTCTGTTGCATAACGTTGGGCAAGTGGCACAATATCGCCGATAATTTCGTGATGACGAAACTGAATGCCTTTAACCACTTGCCCGTCACGAACATCAAGGCAAGGAATTATGCGTTTTGCCAGCATTGAATTGCCTCCTTCAGGGTAAATTTCTCATCAAGTAATGCACGACCAATAATAACCCCGGCTACACCGCTGGTAGGCAGAGAAGCGATATCATTTAACGTGCCGATGCCCCCCGAAGCCTGAAATACGATTTGTGGATAGTATTGGCAAATTGCCCGATATAATTCGACATTTGAACCAGTTAGCGTGCCATCGCGGGAGATATCTGTACACAGTACATATTTCAACCCGCAAGGCAGATATTGCTCAATAACCTGTTCCAGAGTGACGGAGGAATTCTCCTGCCAGCCATTGATGGCAACCTGTTTCATGCCTGTATCATTGATACGAACATCCAGCGCCAGCACAATATTTTCGGCACCATAACGTTTAAACCATTGGGTAACGAGTGCCGGTTGTTTTATGGCGATAGAGCCAATCACTATCCGGTTGGCACCCGCATCAAGCAATGTTTTCACATCTTCTTCTGTACGGATGCCGCCGCCGACCTGAACAGGTATAGAAACTGCTGCAAGTAATTTGCGCAGTAAAGGGATCTGGCGGGCGGATGGATCTTTAGCGCCGGTCAGGTCGACCAGATGGAGCAATTTTGCTCCCTGTTGTTCATATTGTTGAAAGTGGGACAAAGGATCGTGTTGATAAT is from Photorhabdus laumondii subsp. laumondii and encodes:
- a CDS encoding beta/gamma crystallin domain-containing protein, producing the protein MTNKLVTGATFFDRKYFLGEAHHYPENDIIIPLPYDLNDRFRSVRIGTLSKVYAWRHQSDWEPGQRYREWEYDHPDIDREIRGLSKFKVAPKDTCLVALRLIDDTYSGIKFSMFTNTHCVGPVETTTDDDYALVGILPFETELVTAIAIRNTSTGVYINNGSFYFYRDANGVVTIDEKANFPKNLRIVNVGGNRFDIHIISTDFSN
- a CDS encoding YbaK/prolyl-tRNA synthetase associated domain-containing protein; this encodes MSSNEIFNRLTTLLDNHHASYRVMEHSTAGHSEEVAKIRGTQLGQGAKGLVCHVKGEGFRQYVLAVLPADQQADLSSLAKQIGGNRASLASPKEVFELTQCVFGAIPPFSFHPDLKLVADPLLFERFDELAFNAGSLERSVILNTQDYHRIAQPELMIFRRVE
- the yiaY gene encoding L-threonine dehydrogenase, with product MMTTTFFMTSVNMFGAGCLVEAVNTMKGDGYKRALIVTDRVLNEIGVAAKVQALLSDVDIESTVYDGTNPNPTTINVEEGLDILRQHNSDCVISLGGGSPHDCAKAIVLVAANGGDIRDYVGIGRSSKPHLPLISVNTTAGTASEMSRFCVITDTESHIKMAIADKKITPVLSVNDPELMVGMPKGLTAATGMDAMTHAVEAYVSPAASPITDACALKAISMISHSLRQAVADGSNIEARENMAYAQFLAGMAFNSALLGYVHAMSHQLGGTYDLPHGICNAVLLPHVQEFNAKAVAGRLKDIAAAMGVDVSAMNDQQGAAACIAEIRKLSKDIGIPSGLAELNVKLEDLPELATNALKDICCLTNPTQATHEEIVSIFKAAM
- the hisIE gene encoding bifunctional phosphoribosyl-AMP cyclohydrolase/phosphoribosyl-ATP diphosphatase HisIE; this translates as MLTAQQIEKLDWEKVAYMMPVIVQHAISGDVLMMGYMNKEALNITISSGKITFFSRSKQRLWTKGESSGHFLNLVNIYPDCDNDTLLALADPIGPTCHFGTHSCFAPAQTEWGFLYQLEKLLASRKTADPDHSYTAKLYASGTKRIAQKVGEEGLETALAAAVNNREELTNEAADLMYHLMVLLQDQELDLSCVIRRLRER
- the hisF gene encoding imidazole glycerol phosphate synthase subunit HisF, with the protein product MLAKRIIPCLDVRDGQVVKGIQFRHHEIIGDIVPLAQRYATEGADELVFYDITASSDGRVVDKSWITKVAEVIDIPFCVAGGIKTVEDAGQILSFGADKISINSPALTDPTLITRLADRYGVQCIVVGIDTWFDESTGRYQVYQFTGDEKRTKATQWQTLNWVKEAQHRGAGEIVLNMMNQDGVRNGYDLTQLKQVRDVCHVPLIASGGAGAPEHFLDAFKQANVDGALAASVFHKHIINICELKQYLSQQGVEIRTC
- the hisA gene encoding 1-(5-phosphoribosyl)-5-[(5-phosphoribosylamino)methylideneamino]imidazole-4-carboxamide isomerase, translating into MIIPALDLIDGKVVRLHQGDYAQQRDYQHDPLSHFQQYEQQGAKLLHLVDLTGAKDPSARQIPLLRKLLAAVSIPVQVGGGIRTEEDVKTLLDAGANRIVIGSIAIKQPALVTQWFKRYGAENIVLALDVRINDTGMKQVAINGWQENSSVTLEQVIEQYLPCGLKYVLCTDISRDGTLTGSNVELYRAICQYYPQIVFQASGGIGTLNDIASLPTSGVAGVIIGRALLDEKFTLKEAIQCWQNA